One stretch of Miscanthus floridulus cultivar M001 chromosome 18, ASM1932011v1, whole genome shotgun sequence DNA includes these proteins:
- the LOC136524048 gene encoding uncharacterized protein → MYIILGYTNELSECLQRREQDILNAISLVNVAKKKMQELRSDGWDNFLERVTSFCDKHGVDVPAMDGDYVPYGKSTRKARARKQTNDDHFRREVYIGVIDQISQELDNRFDEINMELLSCMATFNPSNSFEYFDAKKLRRLAEFYPKDFSNNNLLRLELQLDNYIDDMRQDDRFKGLENIIDLSVKLVQTRRHKVYDMVYELLKLE, encoded by the exons ATGTATATTATTCTTGGATACACAAATGAGTTATCTGAGTGTTTGCAAAGAAGGGAgcaagatattcttaatgcaataTCACTTGTTAACGTGGCAAAGAAAAAAATGCAAGAATTGAGGTCTGATGGTTGGGATAATTTTCTTGAGAGGGTCACTTCATTTTGTGATAAACATGGTGTTGATGTTCCTGCTATGGATGGTGATTATGTTCCTTACGGCAAATCAACAAGGAAAGCTCGTGCTCGAAAGCAAACCAATGATGATCACTTCAGAAGAGAAGTATAtattggtgtcattgatcaaataAGTCAAGAACTTGATAATCGGTTTGATGAGATTAATATGGAGTTGTTGTCTTGTATGGCAACCTTCAATCCTTCTAATTCATTTGAGTATTTTGATGCAAAGAAGCTACGCAGACTAGCTGAGTTCTACCCAAAGGATTTCtcaaataataatttgctcaGACTTGAATTGCAGCtagataattatattgatgacatgagGCAGGATGATAGATTCAAAGGTCTAGAAAATATTAttgatctctcagttaagcttgttCAAACAAGGAGGCATAAAGTGTATGATATGGTTTATGAGCTTctcaaattg GAATGA
- the LOC136524047 gene encoding uncharacterized protein, which produces MKRNGDIASLFKKHEAKRKAAAAGATSNRSPDPVVPMVEEQTDERVVEEIENRMLRPPPPPPPAQPSSLPPVYDINRLPHDPGERRPILSYPVNDQDAIRRAYITKGPFKPFAHDFPKTKISGQNRQFSFCWMYNHEWIEYSIKKDAVFCFICYLFKKGTGSEAFTVDGWNNWNIGENALLKHLGSKAHIAAQERYIAFINPKVGIDYNIQKWSDEDLRLYKKRLTYSLRCIKFLLHQGLAFRGHDESEESSNRGNFIELLKFFAGNSEEVNKYVLDNAPGNCTLTSPDIQKQIIHYCALETRKKIIEELGDEPFAILADESSDISHKEQLALCLRYVDKLGRPCEHFIGVVHVDDTTSLSLKNAIEALLVSHGLSLTQIRGQGYDGASNMKGDIKGLKTLIMQESPSAYYIHCFAHQLQLVLVAVAKGNTDCSSFFDQVSILLNIVGVSCKRHDMLRNARLENVKKALDCGEIVSGTGLHQEMGLPRPGDTR; this is translated from the coding sequence AAGAGGAAGGCAGCGGCAGCTGGTGCTACTTCTAATCGCTCTCCTGATCCGGTTGTACCTATGGTGGAAGAACAGACTGATGAGAGAGTAGTTGAGGAAATTGAAAATCGTATGCTacggccaccaccgccaccgccaccagcacagccatcttcactgccaccagtTTATGACATCAATCGCCTTCCACATGATCCAGGTGAAAGACGTCCCATTCTTAGTTATCCtgttaatgatcaagatgcaattCGAAGAGCATATATTACTAAAGGTCCATTCAAACCTTTTGCACATGATTTTCCGAAAACAAAGATTTCAGGGCAAAATCGCCAATTCAGTTTTTGTTGGATGTACAATCATGAATGGATTGAGTATAGTATTAAGAAGGATGCTGTATTTTGctttatatgctacttgtttaaGAAGGGCACGGGGTCAGAGGCATTTACTGTTGATGGCTGGAATAATTGGAATATAGGAGAGAATGCACTTCTAAAACATTTGGGTTCCAAGGCACATATTGCAGCTCAAGAGAGATACATTGCCTTTATAAATCCCAAGGTAGgaattgattataatattcagAAGTGGAGTGATGAGGATCTTCGACTTTATAAGAAAAGGTTGACTTATTCACTTAGgtgtatcaagtttcttttgcatcaagggttggcatttcgtggacatgatgaaagtgaagaatctagcaacagagggaacttcattgaacttttgaAATTTTTTGCCGGAAATAGTGAAGAAGTAAACAAGTATGTTTTGGACAATGCTCCAGGTAACTGTACATTAACTAGCCCAGACATACAAAAGCAAATTATTCACTATTGTGCcctagaaactagaaagaaaataattgaagaactTGGTGATGAGCCCTTTGCAATTTTAGcagatgagtctagtgatatatcacataaagaacaactagctctttgcttgcgttatgttgataaactgggaaggccatgtgagcattttattggagttgttcatgtagatgatactactTCTTTATCACTAAAGAATGCAATTGAAGCTTTACTTGTTAGTCATGGCTTGAGTTTGACTCAAATCCGTGGTCAAGGATATGATGGGGCTAGCaacatgaaaggagatattaaaggGTTGAAAACACTGATCATGCAAGAATCACCTTCTGCTTATTATATTCATTGTTTTGCTCATCAACTCCAATTGGTTCTTGTTGCTGTTGCTAAGGGAAATACTGATTGCAGTTCATTTTTTGATCAAGTATCTATCTTGTTGAATATTGTTGGAGTTTCTTGTAAGCGTCATGACATGCTTAGAAATGCTCGGCTTGAGAATGTGAAGAAAGCACTTGACTGTGGTGAAATTGTATCTGGAACTGGATTACATCAAGAGATGGGTTTACCTAGGCCTGGAGATACTCGATAG